Proteins encoded within one genomic window of Alteribacter populi:
- a CDS encoding Flp family type IVb pilin: MNLLKSFWDDESGQALSEYGVILGIILVGVIGVIVTFRETIMGVFQSIVEQLGNI, from the coding sequence ATGAATTTATTAAAATCATTTTGGGACGATGAAAGTGGACAAGCATTAAGTGAGTATGGTGTAATATTAGGCATTATTCTAGTTGGTGTCATCGGAGTCATTGTAACGTTTAGAGAAACGATTATGGGCGTATTTCAATCCATTGTTGAACAACTTGGTAACATCTAA
- a CDS encoding prepilin peptidase: MIFYITILLLIITAIDFRKRKIPNPLILILFFSILAYQLTVNIHFIGHYALSFFITFILFFLLYLVRYLGAGDVKLIASLSLFFIFPLTLYYWLLIISFGVITSLAHVVYKKGCQRVSQLITRVFLFNGKGLPHTEKEEQVLSFPFSIVILIAWGVAVGWFL, encoded by the coding sequence ATGATATTTTACATTACAATCTTACTTCTAATCATTACAGCTATCGATTTTAGAAAAAGGAAGATTCCAAACCCTCTCATTCTCATTTTATTTTTTAGTATTCTAGCTTATCAATTAACCGTAAATATACATTTCATTGGGCATTATGCCCTTAGTTTTTTTATAACTTTCATTTTGTTTTTCCTATTATATCTTGTTCGTTATCTCGGTGCTGGAGATGTGAAGTTAATTGCTTCATTATCCCTATTTTTTATTTTCCCTTTAACTCTTTATTACTGGCTACTTATAATTAGTTTTGGGGTTATAACTTCTCTAGCCCATGTAGTGTATAAAAAAGGGTGTCAGAGAGTGTCCCAGTTAATAACTAGGGTTTTCTTATTTAATGGAAAGGGGTTACCTCACACGGAGAAAGAAGAGCAAGTGTTATCATTTCCATTTTCAATAGTTATTCTAATTGCTTGGGGAGTGGCGGTAGGATGGTTTCTATAA
- a CDS encoding TadE/TadG family type IV pilus assembly protein: MKKFKKNQGGQAVTEFAIVLPALILLIVGGLVLGIAVYNQVVVVTAANQGARLGAALSADEDIPMHVAASRAKNSTESALSTTTGQCNPASAGPSANGQSFEVDVTCQYALPIPFMNTSPLTLQHRASYHIFE, translated from the coding sequence ATGAAGAAATTTAAAAAAAATCAGGGTGGCCAAGCTGTAACAGAATTTGCGATCGTTTTACCTGCACTTATTCTTTTAATTGTCGGTGGATTAGTTCTTGGTATCGCAGTATACAATCAGGTAGTAGTAGTAACAGCCGCGAATCAGGGCGCACGACTTGGAGCTGCATTATCAGCAGATGAAGATATCCCGATGCATGTTGCGGCTAGTCGTGCCAAGAACTCTACAGAAAGTGCATTATCTACTACGACTGGTCAGTGCAACCCAGCAAGCGCCGGACCTAGTGCGAATGGTCAAAGCTTTGAGGTTGATGTTACTTGCCAATACGCTCTTCCGATTCCTTTCATGAATACGAGTCCGTTGACGCTTCAACATCGAGCTAGCTATCATATCTTTGAGTGA
- a CDS encoding TadE/TadG family type IV pilus assembly protein encodes MLNEKGLVVPLVAVLIPVFLGVIGLMVDVGFMATNYFKLANAVDSAAYASLDGYDREAWEENEIIVIDGQGAKQLAERYLNENMAEAKLTSFEVDDTSVTIEAEATSPVFFMKLFGFTDRSITALAGADLTDPN; translated from the coding sequence ATGTTAAATGAAAAAGGATTAGTAGTTCCTTTAGTTGCGGTTTTAATCCCTGTATTCTTAGGTGTGATAGGATTAATGGTGGATGTTGGGTTTATGGCAACGAACTATTTTAAATTAGCTAATGCCGTTGACTCCGCAGCATACGCTTCTTTAGATGGCTATGATCGGGAAGCATGGGAAGAAAATGAAATCATTGTCATTGACGGCCAAGGTGCGAAACAATTAGCCGAAAGATATTTAAATGAGAATATGGCAGAAGCAAAGTTAACCTCCTTTGAAGTGGATGACACTTCAGTAACCATTGAAGCAGAAGCGACTTCCCCTGTTTTCTTTATGAAATTATTTGGTTTTACAGATCGATCGATAACTGCGTTAGCAGGAGCTGATTTAACTGATCCCAATTAA
- a CDS encoding OmpA family protein, which produces MYYNPFRVRAPIGPPGERVEAESDGSFTIEFNHPNGDWRFIDVELEVVPLSQTTKLREVYGDRGEHLSGPLVYQVDTGGSTYSQKAMISQIIAYGESEEFEFDIVQTERKEVPDDYGDPEVWVETEFTNDHEYFYIKGESNLFEGMPIRAWYYESPDARLPQIIGPPYFTIVEPDGTFLLIVRYTGLSEEGFILVETDGYSRNMRTKSQEVYGGNFEKMSGEHVVKEDGRNNIQIKLYPDVPDVKAPEEVELSTDEDETKVQVPDDVLFEFDESDLKLEAENVLDEINNILEGLEDETEIKINGHTDNQGDPDYNLNLSEKRTQSVKDYLDENGDISNLVIETEGFGETKPLESNEDLDGQKRNRRVEIVVNTKED; this is translated from the coding sequence ATGTACTATAACCCATTTCGGGTTCGAGCGCCGATTGGACCACCGGGAGAGCGGGTGGAAGCAGAGAGTGACGGTTCATTTACGATCGAGTTCAACCATCCAAATGGAGATTGGCGATTTATAGATGTAGAGCTGGAGGTTGTCCCTTTATCCCAGACTACCAAATTAAGAGAAGTGTATGGAGACAGGGGAGAACATCTAAGTGGTCCTTTAGTTTACCAGGTAGATACAGGAGGAAGTACATATTCACAAAAAGCCATGATCTCCCAGATAATTGCCTATGGAGAAAGTGAAGAATTTGAATTTGATATTGTTCAGACGGAAAGAAAAGAGGTACCGGATGATTACGGTGATCCCGAAGTTTGGGTCGAAACGGAATTTACCAATGATCATGAATATTTTTATATAAAGGGTGAGTCGAACTTATTTGAAGGGATGCCGATTAGAGCATGGTACTATGAATCTCCTGATGCAAGACTGCCGCAAATAATAGGTCCGCCTTACTTCACAATAGTAGAACCGGATGGAACGTTTTTATTGATCGTTCGATATACAGGTCTCTCGGAAGAAGGGTTCATCTTGGTCGAAACCGATGGATACTCTAGGAATATGAGAACGAAATCACAAGAAGTTTATGGAGGTAACTTTGAGAAAATGAGTGGGGAGCATGTGGTAAAAGAAGACGGGAGAAACAATATTCAAATAAAGTTGTACCCGGATGTGCCAGATGTAAAGGCTCCTGAGGAAGTAGAGCTTTCCACAGATGAAGATGAAACAAAAGTTCAGGTACCAGACGATGTACTCTTTGAATTTGATGAAAGTGACCTTAAGTTGGAAGCCGAGAACGTTCTAGATGAAATTAATAATATACTAGAAGGGTTAGAAGACGAGACTGAAATTAAAATTAACGGTCATACTGACAATCAAGGCGATCCGGACTATAATCTTAACTTATCAGAAAAACGGACCCAATCGGTTAAAGACTACTTAGATGAAAACGGAGATATAAGTAATCTTGTTATTGAAACAGAAGGATTTGGAGAAACAAAGCCGCTAGAATCGAATGAAGATTTAGATGGACAAAAGAGAAACCGGCGTGTCGAGATTGTGGTTAATACTAAGGAAGATTAA
- a CDS encoding aldehyde dehydrogenase family protein, giving the protein MNRSYQLFIDGKWVDSVSGETFNSFNPATGEVNDIVAEGRADDIDLAVKAARKAFESGPWHEMSPSDRGRLLNKVAQELWRKADDLAEIESRGNGLPIKETKFIAIPAMIDVLEFYAGLANKVQGETLASPSDRFNFTLKEPLGVIGAIVPWNFPLMLTMWKLAPALAAGNTIVIKPAEQTPVSILEMVKIFQEAGIPDGVINVVPGYGSEAGNALSSHPDVNKIAFTGSTNTGKLIMQAASKNLKPVSLELGGKSPNIIFDDANIENAVNGSMFGIYFGQGQVCASGSRMFVQDSVYDQFMDEFIKKAKNIKVGNPLDQTTQMGPQVSLQQLERIEQYVATGLEEGAHLALGGERCKTNENGYFFTPTIFENVTSDMTIAKEEIFGPVLSVIRFKDEEDALKKANDTVYGLASGVWTENLKRVHRMAKGLKAGTVYVNTFSMLDSVAPFGGTKQSGFGRELGIQAIDMYTETKSVWVNLNDEHFNWYG; this is encoded by the coding sequence ATGAATCGTTCATACCAGTTATTTATTGACGGAAAATGGGTAGATTCTGTATCTGGAGAAACCTTTAATTCATTTAATCCTGCTACAGGAGAAGTAAATGATATTGTTGCTGAAGGAAGAGCGGATGATATTGATTTAGCAGTCAAAGCTGCAAGAAAAGCTTTTGAATCTGGGCCTTGGCATGAAATGTCTCCTAGTGACAGGGGACGCTTATTAAATAAGGTTGCTCAAGAATTATGGAGAAAAGCAGATGATTTAGCTGAAATAGAGTCTAGAGGAAACGGTCTTCCTATTAAGGAAACTAAATTTATTGCTATTCCTGCTATGATTGATGTCCTAGAGTTTTATGCGGGTCTTGCCAATAAAGTTCAAGGAGAGACCTTGGCTTCTCCTAGTGATCGGTTTAATTTCACACTAAAAGAACCTTTAGGCGTCATCGGTGCAATCGTGCCATGGAACTTTCCACTTATGTTAACAATGTGGAAGTTAGCTCCTGCACTAGCTGCTGGAAACACAATCGTTATTAAGCCTGCAGAACAAACACCAGTTAGTATTTTAGAAATGGTGAAGATTTTTCAAGAAGCCGGTATCCCTGATGGTGTTATAAATGTCGTTCCGGGCTATGGTAGCGAGGCAGGAAATGCTCTTTCTTCACACCCTGATGTAAATAAAATTGCATTTACTGGATCAACGAATACAGGGAAATTAATTATGCAAGCAGCAAGTAAAAATCTAAAGCCTGTAAGCTTAGAGCTTGGAGGAAAATCTCCAAACATCATTTTTGATGATGCTAATATTGAAAACGCTGTCAACGGCTCAATGTTTGGCATCTATTTTGGACAAGGGCAAGTATGCGCTTCGGGCTCTAGAATGTTTGTACAGGACAGTGTCTATGATCAATTCATGGATGAATTTATTAAAAAAGCAAAAAACATTAAGGTTGGAAACCCATTGGACCAAACAACACAAATGGGTCCACAAGTCTCATTACAACAATTAGAACGTATTGAACAATATGTAGCAACTGGGTTAGAAGAAGGAGCTCACCTTGCCCTTGGTGGCGAGCGGTGTAAAACTAACGAAAACGGGTATTTCTTTACACCAACCATTTTTGAAAATGTCACGAGCGATATGACAATTGCAAAAGAAGAGATTTTTGGCCCCGTATTATCCGTTATTCGATTTAAAGACGAAGAGGACGCTTTGAAAAAAGCAAACGACACCGTTTATGGTTTAGCTTCCGGAGTTTGGACCGAGAACCTAAAAAGAGTACATCGAATGGCAAAAGGATTAAAAGCAGGAACAGTCTATGTAAATACCTTCAGTATGCTAGATAGCGTTGCACCGTTTGGAGGAACCAAACAAAGCGGATTTGGCAGAGAGCTAGGCATACAAGCAATAGACATGTACACAGAAACAAAGAGCGTATGGGTTAACTTAAACGATGAACATTTTAATTGGTATGGGTAA